The Spirochaetota bacterium genomic sequence GCTGTCAAGGGACTCTCCCTTTTCTATACGCTGGCGGAATTTCGAGGTCATGCCGCGCATTTCGTCGTTGGTGAGCTTTTTCATATTCGGCTCGAGGGCGTTGATCTTGTGCACGATGGGCCACAGCTTTTTCACGTCCCTCTCATGCTTTGTGCCGAAGAATATGCTCAGAATTTTATCAATCATGGTTCGGTCCTTTCAGGTTATGTCCGGAATAGTCACAGTTTGTCAGTAAAAACAAGGTAAGTGATGTTGCTAATATTCCGTGGATATTTAACCGACATAAAACTTTTCCGTCAATAATAAATCTGCTATAAATATTTCAAGAATAATATATGATTATGAAAGCGCGGTCACGTGACCGCGCTTTTATAATATGCACACATCCTCAAGGGGTATCTTAAAAATACTTCCGAAATCCCTTTACCTCTCCCGGGTCATACCCTGCTTCCCTGTAAAAGGAATGGGCGCCGGTGCGGAACGACGAGGAGCAGAACTCGATGAATATGCAGTTCCGATCCCGGGCGATCGATTCGACCTTTTCCATGAGCAAGGAACCTATTCCCTTTCTATGCCATCCCGCGTCCACCACGAGGTTTTCCATGATCATGAAGGGCCTGCAATCCTTGACCAGGTCGTGGCATATCACCGCCATGATGGTACCGACCAGACGATTATCTCCGGCCCTGGCGCCGAAAAGGCAATAATCGCCGTTGGCCGTGATTTTTTCGAAGGTCTCCCTCATTCCTTCGGGATCGACGTCTCTGTTTGCAAGCTGTTCATAGAGTTTTGCCAGCTGCGGCAGGTCACTTATGGTTATGTCATTGATGATGAACACGGATTTTCAGATTCCTCCGGCATGGGCGGTCGTCGATTCAGGCCTGTTTTGGTCGCCTTTTACCATCCGGTTCTCATAAATCTCCATCATTCTCTGCTTCAGCTCTTCCAGGCCAGTGCCCTGTGCCGCCGATCCGATGATCGCGCCGGGATAGTTGTTCCCCATCCTATTGGCGATGGCTTCGTCATCAAGGAGATCGGCCTTGTTGAAAAACTGTATCACCTTCTTGTCCGCGCCGCCGAGCTCATAGATCTCCTGGTTCACGGTCCTGATGTTAGAGGTGATTTCATGTGACGAGATATCGATGATGTGGACGAGAAAATCGGCGTT encodes the following:
- a CDS encoding GNAT family N-acetyltransferase, producing the protein MFIINDITISDLPQLAKLYEQLANRDVDPEGMRETFEKITANGDYCLFGARAGDNRLVGTIMAVICHDLVKDCRPFMIMENLVVDAGWHRKGIGSLLMEKVESIARDRNCIFIEFCSSSFRTGAHSFYREAGYDPGEVKGFRKYF